The DNA region TCAAAGACCTCGTCTTCTTCTTTTAACGAACTGAATGCCGGAGAAAAAGCCGCTCTCGTGCATGAGCAGGTCAATAATGCCGGTGCGGAAGCACATCAGACGCAGGCAAGAAAGCTTCGCGGGCTGTATTCGACCAGGTAACTGCAGGCGGGTTAGTGCTTAGCGTCAGGTGCGCAGCAGGGCTTTACTGACGGGTTACGTAGCAGGACATGAGCCCCATATTGCTCTGCCGTAACCTGTTTCAGTCCCGTTAATCATCACCGTCGGGCTGGTCATACAGTTCCCAGAGCTTCAGGAGCAAACGGGAAACAAGATATGTTACAAAAATGACGACCATCAACGGTGCTCCCGATTAACTGACAGATGACACGCCTCCTGAAAACCCCTAGCATACGCCGCAGTGTTCATGCTAACGGCGAATTCCAGTAAATGTATTCTACCGATGTCGTAAAAGAAAATGCCTACCTTTCAGCCACCCGCTCGGGGCTGGAATCGAACGAGATCGCTACTCTTCAGCGCTCCTTGCCTTCCCGGTTTAATCTGCGGCATTTGAAAAAAAATGAATCATTAAAACTCGTACTGCAAAAGAAAGCGGGAAAATCACGTGTCGTGGCCTATAAATTTACGTCCGGTTCATTTAATTACACGGCGTATCGTATATCAGATAAAAAGTTCTATAACCTTTCCGATACTTCCGGGAAAGGCAGTCTCGATTATCCGTTACCGGCCACAGCAAGACTCAGTTCGCCTTTCAATCCTGCAAGACTTAACCCGGTATCGGGAAAAGTGAGTCCCCATAATGGCATTGATTATTCCATGCCCATGAACACGAAAATAGTCAGCGTCATCGACGGAAAAATCACCCGGGCCGAATACAACAGTACCATGGGATATTTTGTTGAAGTAACGGGAAAAGCCGGTGTTAAAACTCGCTATCTCCACCTCAATAAAATACTCGTTACTAAAGGGGCCAGGGTTACCCGGGGAGACGCTATTGCGTTATCCGGTAACAGCGGACGTTCATCCGGTCCTCATCTGCATTACGAGCTGGTCATCAATAACAATCCTGTTAACTCACTGGCGTTCCGGGCAGCGGCACCCGCTGATAACAAACTTGAACAGCATGCCTTTGCGCATGCCAGAGACTACGAACGATACCTGGACTGATAACGGGGCCGCGACGCGGCCCCGTCTGCCGGATTAATTTTTTTTATCGTTTTCACTTCCTTGATGTTGATGATCTCCATGCCCTCCGTGGCCGTGGAAAAGATGCATTAGCGGGCAGACCAGCAATAACAGATATGGCCAGTAACCTGCCACATGTGACCAGTGTTCGCGCAGGAGGGCAAATGCCGCGATCGCGGCGACAGCAATAAGCGCATAGGTGGTACTTTTCATACTGGACTCCTTCTGTTCGTAACAGCCCCTTCACTCAGTGTTATTTCCCGAGCCTGACACTTTTCAGACGCAACGCATTCACAATGACGCTGACGGAGGAAAGAGCCATGGCCGCCGCCGCAATAACTGGCGACAGCAGTATTCCATACACAGGATAAAGCAGACCTGCAGCCACAGGCACGCCAAGTGCGTTGTAGATAAATGCAAAAAACAGATTCTGTCGGATATTTTTCATGGTGATTTCTGACAGATGACGGGCCCTGTTCAGTATCATCAAGTCGCCTTTGAGAAGGGTGACTCCGGCACTTTCAATTGCCACATCTGTACCCGTTCCCATGGCTATACCCACGTCAGCCGCTGCCAGCGCCGGGGCATCATTCACACCGTCTCCGGCCATCGCAACCACATGGCCAGACGCTTTCAGTCGGGTTATCACTGCTTTTTTGCCATCCGGCAGAATCCCGGCTTCAACCTCATCTATTCCCAGTTTCCGTGCGACTGCTTCAGCGGTAAGCTGGTTATCCCCGGTGAGCATAACGATGCGGATCCCCGCCTGACGCAAAGCTTTAAGCGCATCCGGCGTGGTTGCTTTCACGGGATCCGAGATAGCTATCAGGCCTGCAAGGTGCCCGTCTGTGGCCACATAGATAACGGTAGCGCCTTCCATCCGCAACGTATCCGCAACGGCCTTTTGATTATCAATAACGATACTGTTTTCCTGCATAGCCAGTTCATTACCAATAACAACCCGTTGACCTTCGACATCGCCTGAGACACCTTTACCCGACGGCGCATTGAAATGAGTGACTGCGGGTATTGCGATCCCCTTTTCCTGTGCTGCTTTAACTACTGCCATACCCAGCGGATGCTGCGAGCCTTTTTCCACTGCGGCCGTTACACGCAAAAGAGATGTTTCCCCACCCGGATTGAGACTGATAATCCCTGTCACCGTCGGCGAACCTTCCGTGAGCGTGCCTGTTTTGTCGACAACCAGCGTGTCCACTTTTTCAAGACGCTCAAGGGCTTCGGCATTCTTGATTAACACCCCGGCCTGGGCTCCTTTGCCCACCCCCACCATTATCGACATCGGCGTGGCCAGCCCCAGCGCGCAGGGACAGGCAATAATCAGGACCGACACAGCCGCAATGAGACCGTGCGCCATCCTGGGCTCGGGCCCCCAGACAGACCAGATCATGAAAGCAACAACCGCGATAAGTATCACCAGAGGAACAAACCAGCCTGAAACGCTGTCAGCCATTCTCTGGATGGGGGCCCGCGAACGCTGTGCATCAGCGACCATCTGAACAATTCGTGAGAGCATCGTTTCATCACCGACTTTCTCTGCACGGATGATAAGACTACCTGTCTGATTAATGGTCCCCCCGATGACAGGGTCACCCTCCGTTTTGGTAACAGGCATAGATTCCCCGGTCACCATCGATTCATCAACGGTTGTTTTGCCTTCGACCACGATACCGTCGACCGGAATACTCTCTCCAGGTCTGATGCGGAGCTTATCGCCAGGCAGGACATCTTCCGCATTAATATCCGTTTCATGACCGTCTTGATCCAGCCGCCTGGCGGTTTTGGGGGCAAGGTTAAGAAGCGCAGTAATGGCACCTGAGGTTTGTTCCCTTGCCCGCAATTCAAGGACCTGTCCCAGCAGAACAAGCACCGTAATAACAGCTGCGGCTTCAAAATAAATGGCCACCAGGCCATCCATGTTTCTGAACGATGCAGGAAACCAGGAGGGGAAGACGGTTGCAATGACGCTGTAAACCCAGGCTACGCCGGTCCCCATTGCAACAAGGGTAAACATATTCAGGGAGCGGTTACGTAACGACATTCCGGCCCGGGCGAAGAATGGCCAGCCACACCACAAAACGACAGGAGAGGCCAGAAGTAACTGCAGCCATGTGTTGTACTGTGGCGGTACTGTATTCCTCAAAGCGGGAAACAGATGAGAACCCATTTCGAGTATCAGAACCGGAAACGCCAGCAACAACCCCAGCCAGAAGCGTCTTGTCATGTCGCGAAGTTCATCACTCGTCCCCGTGGATGCCGTAGCTACGAGCGGCTCCAGTGCCATTCCACAGACAGGACAGCTTCCGGGACCACTACGGCGTATCTCCGGATGCATCGGACATGTCCACACACCTTCAGAAATCTCTTTCTCCGCCTGGCGGTGAGACTGTTTTATCTTATCAGGGCTGACTTCATGGTGGTCGTGGTGATGGTGATGTTCACTGGCATCTTCGGTAAAATAATGATCGGGATGGGCTTTAAATTTGCTCTCACAGCTGGCGGAGCAGAAATAAAGCTGATGGTCCTGGTATCGAATGCTGCTGTGCGCCTTGTCAGGCAGGATGACCATCCCGCACACGGGATCTCTCACCTTATGCAATGCGTGACTCTCGTCCGGGGATGATGTCTGCTCAGAAGCAGTCTGGTTGTTATGTTCCACTGCATTGTCATTTTTCACAGTAACTCTCCTTATGCATATCTGAAGCATTTTCTGTCTTCAGGATATGTCATGGATGCGATTACCACGAATGCCGCCGGCATAAGAGTGCCTGCTGCCGGCGTCCCGTTATCAGCCGTTCCGCTGACTATTCGATTCGCTGGAAGACTTTTTTACTGCCCTCCGGTGAGAATGCGATAACATCGTAAGCCTCTTTTCGGGCCCCCATCTCCATTCCCGGACTTCCTGCTGGCATACCGGGGGTGGCGAGACCGTATATACCCGAACCAGACTGCATGGCCTTATGTATCGTTGCCGCAGGCACATGGCCTTCAATGATCAAATTACCTACAACCGCGGTATGACAACTTCGTAGTCCAGCAGGAACAGCATGCTTTTCTTTCAGGGCTGACAGCGCCTGATCATTCATGACGTGAGTTCGCACTTCGAACCCGTCTTTTTCCATCGCTTTGCCCCACAGGGAACAACAGCCACAGTTTTCAGATTTGTACATATCAATGACTTTTTCACTCGCCATTGCAGGCAGTGACAGGCCGAGAGCCAGGGCCATTAGAACCACTTTTTTCATACTCACCTCTGTATATTATCGATATAAACCCTGACGTCAGGGTGAATCAGTGCAGAAGGACGCCCACTGGGGGCGCCCTTTCAGGGTTATGACACGCTTTTTTTATGTCTGCGCAGCCAGATTAATTTGTAGGCGGCAGGAATAATGAACAGGGACAGCAGCGGAGCCGTGATCATCCCACCAATCATTGGCGCAGCAATACGGCTCATGACTTCTGAACCTGCGCCGGTTCCCCAGAGTATTGGCAGCAGACCCGCAATGATCACCGCCACGGTCATGGCTTTCGGCCGGACACGCAGTACGGCACCATGATAGAGGGCTTCATCAAGACCTTCCGGTGTGAACGTCTCTTTACGGGACAATTCCGGGTGCGCTTCAATGGCATGACGCAGATACATCAGCATGACCACGCCAAACTCTGCTGCCACCCCGGCCAGGGCGATAAACCCGGTTCCGGTCGCCACTGACATATGGAAGCCCTGCCAGTACAGGAACCATATTCCGCCAACCAGGGCGAACGGCAGGCTCATCAGGATCAGCAGGGCTTCGTCAACCCGGCGGAATGCCAGATACAACAGGATGAAAATGATCATCACCGTCATCGGCACCATCAGCTTCAGTTTCTTGTTGGCATGCTCAAGCAGTTCAAACTGTCCGGAGAATGCCACACTGGTTCCCGGTCTCAGTTTCACTTTCTCGCTGATGGCCGTCTTAATGTCGTTAACCACCGACACCATGTCCCTGCCGCGGGCATCAACATAAATCCAGCTGGCTGGCCGGGCATTTTCGGTTTTCAGCATGGTTGGTCCAGAAACGACGTTAATATCCGCGACATCGCCCAGCGTGATCTGCTGCTTCATCGGGGTCAGGATCGGCATCTGTTTCAGCGCCTGCGGACTGTTCCGGTAATCCTGCGGGTAGCGAATGTTAATAGGGTACCGGGCCACCCCTTCAACCGTCTCACCCACCATAGCACCTCCGATTGCTGAAGAGACGAACAGCTGGACATCACCTACCGTCATCCCGTAGCGGGAGGCTTTCTCCCGGTTGATATCGATATCGATGTAGCGCCCGCCCTCAAGTCGCTCAGCCAGGACAGACACCACGCCAGGCACGGTTTTGGCTACCGCCTCGATACTCTGCGCCGTCGCGTCGATATCGGACAGAACAGTCCCGGACACTTTGATACCTATCGGGCTTTTGATCCCGGTTGAGAGCATATCAATACGGTTACGGATAGGCGGCACCCAGAGGTTTGCCAGACCCGGTAAACGGACTGTCCTGTCGAGTTCATCAATAATCTTGTCAATTGTCATGCCGGGACGCCACTGATCCTCAGGTTTGAGCTGGATCGTGGTTTCCACCATTTCGAGCGGCGCGGAATCCGTTGCGGTCTCTGCTTTACCGGTCTTGCCAAATACAGAAGCCACTTCAGGAACGCTTTTGATTAACTTGTCTGTTGTCTGCAGGAGCGCTGCAGCTTCTGCCGGAGAGACGCCAGGCAAGGTCGACGGCATATACAGCAGATCGCCCTCGTTAATCTTCGGCAGAAATTCACCGCCCACCTGACTCAGTGGCCAGATAACCGTGAAAATGGACAAGGCCGCAACCAGCAGGGTTGTTTTTGGCCAGTGGAGGACCCGCAGCAGCAAAGGATGATACGCTTTGATCAGCACCCGGTTCAGGGGGTTACTTGTCTCGGCAGGAATTTTCCCCCGGATCCAGAATCCCATCAGAATAGGAATGACGATGATGGCCAGTGCGGCCGCTCCCGCCATGGAGTACGTTTTCGTGAATGCCAGCGGGCCAAACAGACGACCTTCCTGCCCTTCCAGGGTAAAGATAGGAATAAAGGACAGGGTGATGATCAGCAGGCTAATGAACAACGCGGGTCCCACTTCCACGGAGGCGTCGGTAATCACCTTCCAGCGGGTGGCGTTGTCAATCTGCTCACCCGGATGCTGATGATTCCACTCCTCAAGCCGTTTGTGCGCATTTTCAATCATCACAATGGCGGCATCCACCATCGCACCGACGGCAATCGCTATCCCTCCCAGCGACATGATATTGGCGTTCAGTCCCTGGAAGTGCATGACGATAAAGGCGATACACAGGCCAAGCGGCAGAGAGATAATCGCCACCAGGGCAGAACGTACGTGCCACAGGAACAGAGCACAGACGATGGCCACCACGATAAACTCTTCCAGAAGTTTGGAACTGAGGTTATCAATCGCCCGGTCGATTAACTGGCTGCGATCGTAGGTGGTCACGATTTCAACGCCTTCCGGCAGGCTGGCCTTCAGCGTCTCCAGTTTATCCCTCACTGCCGTGATAACGTCGCGCGCATTTTTACCCGACCGCAGGATCACCACGCCGCCAGCGACTTCTCCCTGGCCGTTCAGCTCGGCAATACCACGCCTCATTTCGGGCCCGGTCTGCACGCGGGCAACATCCCGCAGATAAACCGGCACGCCGTTCTCACCTGTTTTCAGGACGATGTTATTAAAATCATCAATGCTCTGAAGATAACCGCTGGCACGGACCATATACTCCGCTTCGGCCATTTCAACGGATGAGCCACCGGCCTCCTGGTTAGACGATTCAAGTGCCTGTTTCACTTCGGGCAGGCTGATACCGTACTGGGACAGTTTTACCGGATTGACCTGAATCTGGTACTGTTTCACCACGCCGCCAACCGAAGCGACCTCAGCCACGTTCGGGATGGTTTTCAGCTCAAATTTCAGGAACCAGTCCTGCAGAGAGCGCAGTTCTGAAAGGTCGTGTTTTCCGTTGCGATCGACAAGGGCATATTCAAAAATCCAGCCCACACCCGTGGCATCAGGACCGATTTCAGAACTCACACCGGCAGGCAGTTTTCCCTGAACCTGATTCAGATATTCCAGCACGCGGGAACGGGCCCAGTACAGATCGGTGCCGTCTTCAAAAATGACATACACATACGAATCCCCGAACTGTGAAAAACCACGCACGGTTTTTGCGCCAGGTACGGACAGCATGGTGGTGGTAAGTGGATAGGTGACCTGGTTTTCTACAATCTGCGGGGCCTGGCCGGGATAGCTGGTTTTGATAATGACCTGCACATCTGACAGGTCAGGCAAGGCATCGACCGGCGTGTTAATAATCGTCCATGTACCCCAGATGCTGAGAAACAGGGCCCCCATCATGACCAGGAAACGGTTGGCGACAGAGCGCCGGATAATCCATTCAATCATCGTCGTCTCCTCAGTGCCCTGAATGCATATTTACAGGCTGGTCAGACATTGCTGGCATACTGCTTTCTGTTTTTTCAGGGTGGCGCATACGTTCCAGCGCGCCCGTAATATTGGCTTCGGAGTCAATGAGGAACAGGCCACTGACCACCACGGTATCGCCTTCATTCAGGCCGGAACCGATGCCGGACTGTTGCTGTGATTCATGCAGAACGTGGATCTGTTTCGGCACAAACTTGCCTTCATCATCAACAGTAATCACGCGCTGTTCTTTGCCGGTATCGATAACGGCCTGGCTTGGTATCAGCAGCATCTCCTGGCTCTTGGTATTCAGTTTCAGATAGGCATTCATGCCCGGCTTGAGAAACTCATCCTTATTAGAAACCTGGAGACGGACCTGAAGCGTACGGGTTGTCTGATCCACGCTGGGAAGAATGTTCCATTTTTCGACATGGAATGTTTTATCCGGATAAGCCGGTACCGAAATTTCAAACTGCGACGTATCTTTCAGCAGATATGCGATAGATTCTGGCACTGCAGCGCTGATCCAGACCGGGTCCATTCCCTGAATCTGAGCCACCACCTTATCTTTCGAAATATTCATGCCGGTGCGCAGGTCAAATGCAGTAATGACACCATCAATAGGTGCTTTAATGGTAAAACGGGTCTGAATGCTCCGGGTAGAACGCAGTCTCTGAATATCCTCTTCCGGCATACCTGCCAGGCGAAGCCGTTCCAGAACGCCTTTAATTTGCGTGGAAGTACCACCGGTGCTGGATAACAGAAGGAATTCGCTCTGTGCTTCCACCCAGTCCGGAATGGTAATATCGATAAGTGGCGTCCCCTTCTTCACATGATCGCCAATCGTCATGGGGTAGACTTTTTCGACAAACCCGTCAGAACGCGCCTGCACAATAACAAACTGATACTCGTTATAGCTGACATTAGCCGGGATTGTCTGAGAATAATTCAGCATTCCTCGCGTGACTTTTTGCGTTTTTAATCCCAGATTCTGAACCTGGGTTGGGTCGATACGGATCCCGCCACTGCTTTTATCGCCACTGTCATCAGCATATTTTGGCACCAGGTCCATATCCATAAAGGGCGATTTTCCGGGTTTATCAAATTTGGTATCCGGTTTCATAGGGTCATACCAGAAAAGTACCTTTTTCTCCGGTGCCTTTTGTTCTGCTGGTACTGTTTTTTGTGATGAGTTTAAATACTGCCAGGCAGTAACCGATATCAGCCCCCCTGCTATGAGGCTGCTGATAATTATTGCAGCATATTTTATCTTTAAAGAAGCCATACAATTTCTCGCTGAAAAATCAAAACACCTGGCATATGCGCACGATCATTCATTCACAGTAATCCCATAATGAATGTTCAGGCGCACTGGATGTATTCGCTCCGGACTGTTAATCAGGATTGCGTAACGTTAATGCTTTTGAGTAAGGAGATATTGCCCTGCTGAATAAACGAGAAATCGACATGGTTGCCGGTTTTCAGGGCATTGATAGCGTCGTCTGCATTAACAAAAGTGAAGCGCATGGTCATTGCAGGCCAGCCCACCGCCGGGATTGCTTCGTGCGAAATGGTGATTTTTTTACTATTCATATCAATGTCTTTAACGATACCGGTGCCCTTGATAACCTGCTGTACCGAAGCATCACTGGCAGCATTCATATCGCCATGCTGATGTGTTTCAGCATGAAGACCGGCAGAAAACATGACAGAGAAGGCACCAAATAAAACGGCTTTAAGTGAATTACGCATTTTAATTTCCTGATTAATTGAATAAATTTACTCTACCCAACCGCCACCCAGCGCGGTAAACAGATTAATTTCGTTAACCTGTCGGGAATAGGTAAGATCGAGAATGGTTTGCTGCGTCGCGAAGAGGGAACGTTCTGCATCCAGCACTTCGATGTAACTGACAGCACCACTTGCATACAATCCTCTGGCACGCTGTAGAGTTATCTGAAGTGAATCAAGATAACGCTGCTGTGACTCAAGTTGCTGGCTAAGGCTGTCGCGCAGCGCAAGCGTGTCGGAAACATCCTTAAAGGCTGACTGAATTTTTTGTTCGTAATTAACCACGGACTGTTGCTGGCGAATTTCAGCCAGCTTCAGATTGGCTTTGTTCCTGCCAGCATTAAATATAGGAATTTCAATTTTAGGAATAAAATTCCACATTCCACTTCCTGACGTAAAGAGGCTGGACAGCTCCGTACTGCTTGAGGAGAGACCACTGGTCAGGGTAATGGACGGGAAAAAAGCCGCTCGCGCTGCGCCAATATTGGCATCAGCCGCTTTCAACTGGTATTCCGCTTCCATAATATCCGGACGCTGCAGCAATATTTGTGACGACAGATTTGGTGGCAATTTTACTGGTGCGATCTCCCCACCTTTAATCCCTTTTTCTGACGGAACTGCGCGGTACGTTCCCAGCACCAGTTGCAGGGCATTGTTTGCCTGAGCCAGATCGCCTTCTCGTTTGGCTATTTCGGCGCGGGTACTTTCGATTTGCCCCCTGGCTTGTTCAAGCGCCAGAACGTTCGTACTCCCGGTCACCAGTTGTTGCTCAACGAATGCATAAGACTGTTCATAATTTTTCAGCGTTTCCCGCGCAATACGGAGTTGTTCGTACGCCAGTTGCTGGCTGAAATAGCTCTGTGAAACGTTGGAGACCAGCAGGATGTGTACGGCACGACGGGCTTCTTCGCTGGCAAAGTAGTTCTGGCGATCAGCCTCACTCATGTTCTTAAGTTTGCCAAAAAAATCGAGCTCATAGCTGAGCTCCAGACCCGCGTCGTACTCCTGTGTGGTCGGCTTGTCACCTTTCAGACCACCGTTGTATGTGATCCCGGATGAGGCATTCAGTTGGGGATAACGATCTGCATCCGTGACGTTGAACTGGGCCCGGGCCTCTTCAACCTTCAGGGCAGCCATTCTCAAATCACGGTTATTATTCAGGGCTTCACCGATCAGCCTGCTGACCTGGGGATCGACAAAAAAGTTTCGCCAGCCCGTATCCTGATAGCTGTTTACCGCAGGCGTCAGACTGTTTTTAGACAATGAAAACTGCTGGGGAACCGGAGCTGGCGGACGCTGATATTCAGGTGCCAGAGAAACACAACCAGCCAGGATGAATATGGTACTGATGCTGAGTAATTTTAATTTGAACATAACGCTTCTCGTACAGGCAGACCTGGTAAATGGTTCAAACGAAGTCCAGAGTATTGATAGGGGTACTTTACCTAACGCTCTCTGTTTGCCGGGTGACAGGATAATGACAATGTTGTCATTTTTGCTGTAATCCGTTGATAACGATCGTGGGCGCAATAGAATGACATTAGCAGCCAGCCGGGGAGCAAGATGAAAATATTGATCGTCGAAGACGAAATTAAAACAGGTGAATATCTCAGCAAAGGGCTTACAGAGGCAGGGTTCGTAGTGGATCACGCTGATAATGGTCTTACCGGATATCATCTCGCCATGACAGCCGAGTATGATTTAGTCATTCTGGATATCATGCTACCTGATGTGAACGGCTGGGATATCATCCGCATGCTGCGCACTGCCGGAAAGGGTATGCCGGTCTTACTGCTGACAGCCCTCGGCACGATCGAACATAGGGTCAAAGGACTGGAACTGGGTGCGGACGATTATCTGGTTAAACCCTTTGCGTTTGCCGAACTGCTCGCCCGGGTGAGAACCCTTCTGAGGCGGGGAAACACGATGATCACGGAAAGCCAGTTTAAGGTGGCTGACCTCTCGATTGATCTCGTATCCAGAAAAGTCAGTCGCGCCGGAAACCGCATTGTGCTCACCAGTAAAGAGTTTAGCCTGCTGGAATTCTTCATTCGCCATCAGGGAGAGGTTCTTCCCCGCTCCCTGATTGCCTCTCAGGTCTGGGACATGAATTTTGACAGCGACACTAATGCGATCGATGTCGCAGTAAAGCGACTCCGCGCTAAAATAGACAACGATTACGAGACAAAGCTGATCCAGACAGTCCGGGGCGTGGGCTACATGCTGGAGGTCCCGGATGCATAGCAAACCTTCCAGACGCCCTTTCTCACTCGCTCTGCGGCTGACCTTTTTTATCAGCCTGTCCACGATACTGGCTTTTATCGCCTTCACCTGGTTTATGCTGCATTCTGTTGAAAATCATTTTGCCGAGCAGGATGTCAGCGATCTTCAACAAATCAGCACCACACTGAACCGTATACTGCAGTCCCCGGTGGATCCGGATGATAAAAAAATAAGCAAAATAAAGGAATCAATTGCCAGCTACCGCAACGTTGCCCTTTTGCTCCTCAATCCCAGGGGTGAAGTGCTCTTTAGCTCAGCTCAGGGGGCGGCACTACGCCC from Citrobacter amalonaticus Y19 includes:
- the silR gene encoding copper/silver response regulator transcription factor SilR, which produces MKILIVEDEIKTGEYLSKGLTEAGFVVDHADNGLTGYHLAMTAEYDLVILDIMLPDVNGWDIIRMLRTAGKGMPVLLLTALGTIEHRVKGLELGADDYLVKPFAFAELLARVRTLLRRGNTMITESQFKVADLSIDLVSRKVSRAGNRIVLTSKEFSLLEFFIRHQGEVLPRSLIASQVWDMNFDSDTNAIDVAVKRLRAKIDNDYETKLIQTVRGVGYMLEVPDA